A part of Macrobrachium nipponense isolate FS-2020 chromosome 26, ASM1510439v2, whole genome shotgun sequence genomic DNA contains:
- the LOC135200207 gene encoding rhodopsin-like: protein MGYWDEPSNMGGSDLQASTNPYGNYTVVDRVPRELLSYIHNHWYQYPPMNPLWYSLVGVFMFVTGTLAVCGNFVVIWVFMNTKSLRTPSNMFVVSLAFSDFIIMSFMVPPTLVNCYYQMWAFSGLFCEIYAAIGSICGCASIWAMVFITLDRYNVIVKGISAKPLTNSGALLRILYVWGHTLIWCILPLFGFNRYVPEGNMTACGTDYLSDDLWGHLYLYFYAFDCYVLPLFIIIYCYTFILKAVATHEKQMREQAKKMGVKSLRNDPEAKKTSNECRLAKVALMTVSLWFMAWTPYFVINIVGMNYKPLITPLFTIWGSVFAKANAVYNPIVYAISHPKYRAAMEKKLPCLSCQTERDEDSTVSETTSTNEKC from the coding sequence atgGGCTATTGGGACGAACCATCCAACATGGGTGGCAGTGACCTCCAGGCCTCTACGAACCCATACGGTAACTACACCGTTGTCGACAGGGTTCCCCGAGAGCTCTTGAGTTACATTCACAACCACTGGTACCAGTACCCTCCCATGAACCCCCTTTGGTACAGCTTGGTTGGGGTATTCATGTTCGTTACAGGCACCCTTGCTGTTTGCGGCAACTTTGTTGTTATCTGGGTCTTCATGAACACCAAATCTCTCAGGACTCCCTCTAATATGTTTGTTGTAAGTCTGGCATTTTCTGATTTTATCATAATGTCTTTCATGGTCCCTCCAACTCTGGTAAACTGCTACTATCAGATGTGGGCCTTCAGTGGCCTCTTCTGTGAGATCTATGCTGCCATAGGCTCGATTTGCGGCTGTGCCTCCATTTGGGCCATGGTATTCATCACTCTTGATCGTTACAATGTCATTGTGAAGGGTATTTCAGCAAAACCACTGACAAACTCTGGCGCATTGCTGCGAATTTTGTATGTGTGGGGTCACACCTTGATTTGGTGCATCCTTCCATTGTTCGGATTCAACAGGTATGTCCCTGAAGGTAACATGACTGCCTGTGGTACCGACTACCTCAGTGATGATCTGTGGGGCCATCTTTACCTGTATTTCTATGCTTTTGATTGCTATGTCCTTCCactcttcatcatcatttattgcTACACATTCATCTTGAAGGCTGTTGCCACTCATGAGAAACAGATGCGTGAACAGGCCAAGAAGATGGGAGTCAAGTCTCTGAGAAATGACCCAGAAGCCAAAAAGACATCTAATGAATGCCGCCTTGCTAAAGTTGCTCTCATGACTGTTTCGCTGTGGTTCATGGCATGGACTCCTTACTTCGTAATCAATATTGTAGGCATGAACTACAAGCCTTTGATTACACCTCTCTTCACCATTTGGGGTTCAGTTTTCGCTAAGGCCAATGCTGTGTACAACCCCATTGTTTATGCCATCAGTCATCCTAAGTACCGAGCTGCTATGGAGAAGAAACTGCCATGCCTTTCCTGCCAAACTGAGAGGGATGAGGACTCTACTGTATCTGAGACTACCTCAACCAATGAGAAGTGCTAA
- the LOC135200206 gene encoding rhodopsin-like, translating to MGYFDEPSSMGGSDLPSTNPYGNYTVVDRVPRELLSYIHSHWYQYPPMNPLWYSLVGVFMFVTGTLAVCGNFVVIWVFMNTKALRTPSNMFVVSLAFSDFIIMSFMVPPTLVNCYYQMWAFSGLFCEIYAAIGSICGCASIWAMVFITLDRYNVIVKGISAKPLTNSGALLRIFYVWGHTLIWCILPLFGFNRYVPEGNMTACGTDYLSDDLWGHLYLYFYAFDCYVLPLFIIIYCYTFILKAVATHERQMREQAKKMGVKSLRNDPEAKKTSNECRLAKVALMTVSLWFMAWTPYFVINIVGMNYKPLITPLFTIWGSVFAKANAVYNPIVYAISHPKYRAAMEKKLPCLSCQTERDEDSSVSEATSTNEKC from the coding sequence atgGGTTACTTTGACGAACCATCCAGCATGGGTGGCAGTGACCTGCCCTCTACGAACCCATACGGTAACTACACCGTTGTCGACAGGGTTCCCCGAGAGCTCTTGAGTTACATTCACAGCCACTGGTACCAGTACCCTCCCATGAACCCTCTTTGGTACAGCTTGGTTGGGGTATTCATGTTCGTTACAGGCACCCTTGCTGTTTGCGGCAACTTTGTTGTTATCTGGGTCTTCATGAACACCAAAGCTCTCAGGACTCCCTCTAATATGTTTGTTGTAAGTCTGGCATTTTCTGATTTTATCATAATGTCTTTCATGGTCCCTCCAACTCTGGTAAACTGCTACTATCAGATGTGGGCCTTCAGTGGCCTCTTCTGTGAGATCTATGCTGCCATAGGCTCGATTTGTGGCTGTGCCTCCATTTGGGCCATGGTATTCATCACTCTTGATCGTTACAATGTCATTGTGAAGGGTATTTCAGCAAAACCACTGACAAACTCTGGCGCATTGCTGCGTATTTTCTATGTTTGGGGTCACACCTTGATTTGGTGCATCCTTCCATTGTTCGGATTCAACAGGTATGTCCCTGAAGGTAACATGACTGCCTGTGGTACCGACTACCTCAGTGATGATCTGTGGGGCCATCTTTACCTGTATTTCTATGCTTTTGATTGCTATGTCCTTCCactcttcatcatcatttattgcTACACATTCATCTTGAAGGCTGTTGCCACTCACGAGAGACAGATGCGTGAACAGGCCAAGAAGATGGGAGTCAAGTCTCTGAGAAATGACCCAGAAGCCAAAAAGACATCTAATGAATGCCGCCTTGCTAAAGTTGCTCTCATGACTGTTTCGCTGTGGTTCATGGCATGGACTCCTTACTTCGTAATCAATATTGTAGGCATGAACTACAAGCCTTTGATTACACCTCTCTTCACCATCTGGGGTTCAGTTTTCGCCAAGGCCAATGCTGTGTACAACCCCATTGTTTATGCCATCAGTCATCCCAAATACCGAGCTGCTATGGAGAAGAAACTGCCATGCCTTTCTTGCCAAACTGAGAGGGATGAGGACTCAAGTGTGTCTGAGGCTACCTCAACCAATGAGAAGTGCTAA
- the LOC135199644 gene encoding rhodopsin-like, which produces MGGSDILASTNPYGNYTVVDRVPQELLGYIHNHWYQYPPMNPLWYSLVGVFMFVTGTLAVCGNFVVIWVFMCTKSLRSPSNMFVLWFMAWTPYFVINIVGMNYKPLITPLFTIWGSVFAKANAVYNPIVYAISHPKYRAAMEKKLPCLSCQTERDEDSSVSEAASTNEKC; this is translated from the exons ATGGGTGGCAGTGACATCCTGGCCTCTACGAACCCATACGGTAACTACACCGTTGTCGACAGGGTTCCACAAGAGCTCTTGGGTTACATTCACAACCACTGGTACCAGTACCCTCCCATGAACCCTCTGTGGTACAGCCTAGTTGGAGTATTCATGTTTGTTACGGGTACTCTTGCTGTCTGTGGTAACTTTGTCGTTATCTGGGTCTTCATGTGCACCAAATCTCTCAGGAGTCCATCAAATATGTTTGTT CTGTGGTTCATGGCATGGACTCCTTACTTCGTAATCAATATTGTAGGCATGAACTACAAGCCTTTGATTACACCTCTCTTCACCATTTGGGGTTCAGTTTTCGCTAAGGCCAATGCTGTGTACAACCCCATTGTTTATGCCATCAGCCATCCTAAGTACCGAGCAGCCATGGAGAAGAAACTGCCATGCCTTTCTTGCCAAACTGAGAGGGATGAGGACTCAAGTGTGTCTGAGGCTGCCTCAACCAACGAGAAATGCTAA